DNA from Chloroflexota bacterium:
AGGGATAGCGAAGGAAGCGGTAACCGCCTGAGATCATCCTAGTGATCATTCTGGGATACGACGCGATGAAGTATCTCGCTTCTGGAGCAGTATGATGCAACCAGAAGCGAGATTTTCTTTGTAACGGCTAAGGAGACAGGTTGTCAGCCACCTCAGACATTATTACCAGCCCAGCTAACGAACAAGTGAAATATGTGCGCACCCTGCATCGGCGACGCAACAGATACAGAGAACGCAAGTTCATTGCAGAAGGTTTACGCACTGTAGAGGAAGCAATCCTGGCAGGCACCCAGCCCGCTCTTCTTTTCCATACCCCAGCAGTGCAGCATATGCCCCGTGTCTATTCTATCTTGTCTCAGGCAGAGGAGCAAGGCACTAGCATCAAAGCAGTGAGCGAGCCAGTTATGCAGCTCATAGCTGATACAGTCACCCCTTCGGGTATCTTGGCTGTGCTTCCCATGCGCGAATGTGCGCTGCCAAGTCCATTAACTTGGGTACTGGTGATCGACTCCTTGCGCGATCCAGGGAATCTGGGAACGATTCTGCGCTCTGCCCTTGCGGCTGGCACTGAATTGGTGATCACCAGCAAAGGTACAGTAGATGTCTACAGCCCCAAAGTGGTGCGAGCTGCAATGGGAGCACACTTTCATTTGAACCTCTGTGTACATCAGAATTGGTCTGCAATTAAGCGTATCCTGAGCGGCGTCCGGGTGCTTGTAGCAAAGCCCGGGGAAGGGGTTCCGTATTGGAAAGTTGACTGGCGGCAACCCACTGCCTTGGTCATTGGCGGCGAAGCTGAGGGCACCAGCCCAGAAGCAGAGAGATTGGCGAGTAGCTCTGTGACTATCCCCATGCACAAGGGCATCGAATCTCTCAATGCTGCAGTTGCTGCCAGCGTCCTGCTTTTCGAGGCAGCGCGGCAACGTTTTCATCCGGACCTATAGCCGCTTACATCAAAGTGCTACCTAGTATTAGTTGCTTCCAGGTATTCTCGCAACCATTGCAGTGCCGCCTTGGCCGATTGCCTGCGGTTCTCCCAGCGGTCTCCTGTCCAGAGGTATTTCCTGCATTCTTCCCCTTTGGCTGAGGCAAGTGCAATATAGGTGAGTCCTACCGGCTTCTGCGGCCTAGCCCCAGTTGGCCCGGCAATACCAGTGATGGCTACGGCCAGATCCACATGCAGAAGATGCCGTACACCTCTGGCCATGGCGATGGCGGTTTCCGCGCTCACTGCACCATAAGTATCCAAGACGCTGGCTGGCACCCCAAGCACGCGCCTCTTCGTTTCATAGGAATAGGCGACCACGCCGCCTTCGAAATAAGCGGAGCTGCCGGGAATATTTGTGATATGCGTAGCCAGCAACCCACCCGTGCAGGATTCGGCTACAGCCAGTTTTAGGCAACGTTGTTGCAATAGCCTACCAACGGTTTCTGCCAGCGAATCTATGTCCAATTGATTAAACCTCTTCTATGCTACGATTGATCAGCAATCAGTTTTCATTTTTCTGCTTATTCAAGTTAAGAAAAATTGTTCGAAAAGCTCTCAGGACGCTGCAGGCTGCAACTTACAGGGGCACCTTCCCGCGCTCGATGCGTTGGATTGGATCGTGAGGCTGGTCAGCACAAGGAGCGAACCGATTTGCTGGCCCTCAGGCAGACGTTGCACAGACAGATAGATTTGGTAGCGCTGAGGTGGCAGATCAGCCGGCAAGAACCAGTGATGCTGATCGCGAATTATTTCGCCTGTATGCCACAGCCGGGCTGGATAAAAGCCCTCCGTTGGCTGAGCGAGGTGCTCAGCCCACGCCTTACCTTGCTTGTCCCGCATTTGCAGGAGCAGCATAACATCTCTCGAAGGCGCTTGGTTTGCCTGCCAGAACAGGGTGAGGTGTACAACATCGCCGGGCTGAATGGGCGAATCGGGTTGGTGCTCATAACCCAGTTTGGCCATGTCATAACCCAGTAGCGTCAGTTCCCCAAACTGAACGTTCATCTGTCTTTTCATGCCAAGCACAGATAAGGGTGGAGGAGCCAGAGCAGGCAGGATACGCACTGTTTGCAGGAGGATGCGATCACCTGTTTCCTGCCCATGTTCTATCACAGGCAATCTCTGGCCGCTTTCGAGGTTGTACATGCCAATCTCGATGACGTACTCTCCAGGAGGTGTAGCTGGGAGAATAGGCAAACCATAGTTGTCCAGTACTTGCTCTCCTTCCTGCCAGATTGTGGTGATTTTGGCCCCGCCTCCTGGCTCGGCATCGCGCTGGCCAACCAGGTGGCCATGGGAATCGATTACATGGGTAAAAACCTTATAGCGCTCTTGCATCGGGGCAATGGCTTGCCAAAAGAGGCTCAGTTGTAAAATGTCGCCTGGCCGCACCTCTGTTGTGAGCAAATTGTAGCCGAGCAAGCGCACCTTGTTTCCCAGATTCACGGACAGTGGGCGTTCAATTTGCTGTTGCGCGGGCATGGCTGGTACAGCATAAATCACCAAACGCACGTTACCGTACCATGAATCCATGGCTTTGTAGCAGTGCTGATCCAGCCAGCCTTCCACGAAACGCTCCGGATCACTCTCATCGGTAGCCCACAGTATAGCGAATATCCGTTTGCGTCCCTCTATCATCTGTACCAAGTCTGCTTCCGTCTGCGTCTTGTCTAGAGGACGCTGACGAGGGAGCGGATACAGAGGCAAGTTGCCCTGATAGTAGTACGTGAATGTTTCGATTTGCCCTGGAGCGTTGATCAGAATAGCATCGTCTTCTCCCCCTACGATCTCGATGTAACGAGCGATGCTACGATAGTCGTCGCGGGCATAGAGTGGGTCAAAATAGTAAGCACGTAGCGAATCCCACGAAGAAACCACGACAAAAACAATGATGGATAGCAAAAAGATGTAGCGCAGCCAGCGGCCAGTCTGACCACCGGGTTTGGTCCTATCGCCACCACCTTTCGCTATGGCAAATAGCCAGAAGCGGCTCGCAACGTCAGCCAACCAACGAGCACCATTTGCCAAAAACAAGTGGAAGGGGACGATGCATAGTAGCAGGAATTTTGGATTGTACATGGGCCGTTGCAGTGAAAGCAGGTACATGATGCCAATGGGCACGAAGAGGTACAGCAAGAAAAGGACATAGGAAGTGGAGCCTGCCTGAGGTTGCAGACCTTGCTTGCGATGAGGTCGTAAAGCCAGCACGCCCGCTAACAGCAATAGCCCAAAACCGGCTAGGACAGCAGGTGGACACAGTCTGGTAGACAAACCTAGGCTGAAAACACACAAGAGGTCCCCCAACAGAGTTCTCAGCGACAGAGGTTCACTGATAGCCGGCCACACACGCAATTGCTCTCTGGCTAGAACCAACCACGGCAGGTATGCAGCTGCAATGGTAATCTGTATAGCAGTCCAGCGTAACACAACTGATAAGCGTCGCATAGTGACTGGCAAGCGCGTGGTCAGCAGCCACCATAGGAAAGCGAGGTTCTGCACAATGAGCATCGTGGCTGCAAAATAGTGAGTATACAGAAGCAGAATAGACGCCAAGATGTAAAGAAAAGCGGCGAGAGTAGAGGACCTGGAAGCTTTTTCACCAGCATTTTGCCATTTCGACAAAAGCAGCACCCAGGCATGTACGGATAAGGCTGCCAGAAGAGCACAGAGGATGTACATTCGAGTTTCTTGGGAGTAGTAGATTGCGAATGGGGATAAAGCTGCGAACAGCGTGGCGATCAAGGCGGGCACATCACCGGCGATGAAACGGGCGAGGACAAACGTCATCAGCACTAGTGCTGTTCCTAGCAGTGCGGACAAGGAACGCACGGCGAGTTCACTGTGGCCAACAAATGCCATCCAGAAATGGAGGATATAGTAATACAGCGGTGGATGAATGTCGTTAGCCGCACCTCTAGTAATGGCTGCCAGGTCTCGCGCGGCAAGAGCAACACTTGTGCCCTCATCGTTCCACAGGCTTTGCGCTTCGATGCGGTACAGACGCAAGATCAATGCGAGCCACAGCACCAACATGAACATGCCATTGATCAGAACCCGCTGGCCTTTTGGCGTGTGTTGCATCGGGCTCCATTCCATGCTAAAGGGTCATTTCCCTTTGAATTGTGCTGGGCGCTTCTCTAGAAAGGCTGTGGTTCCCTCAACCCGATCCTCGGTGGCGCACACCAATCCAAACTGGCTGGCTTCGAACGCACAGCCCGTGACCAGATCCGTCCCCAGTCCCACATTGATGCTCATTTTGGCTAGAGCAACCGCCACCGGGGCCTTGCGTGCGAGCTTATGAGCTAGTTCCCGTGCTCTTGTCATTAGTTCTGCTGCCGGGACGACCAACTCGACCAGACCAATGCGCAAAGCCTCTTGTGCGGAAATCATATCGCCACTGAGGATTAGCCACTTTGCATACCCCTTACCCACTAATCTGGGTAGCCTTTGCGTGCCACCATAGCCTGGTATAATGCCCAAATTGATCTCGGGTTGTCCAAGTTTGGCCGTATCTGCTGCTATGCGGATGTCACAGGCCATAGCCAGCTCACATCCACCACCCAGCGCGTAGCCATTGATCGCAGCGATGACGGGTTTGCTGAGATTTTCGATCTTGAACAGAATGCTCTGGCCTTGGGCTGCAAATTCAGCTCCTTGCGCACCACTGCCGATAGCTCGCAATTCGTTGATATCGGCTCCGGCGACGAAGGCTTTTTCCCCAGCCCCGGTCAGGATAATACACCGTATGTCCTCGTCATGTGCTAGTTCATCAATGGCTGCTGACAGTTCGGCCATCGTAGCGTGGTTCAGTGCATTGAGCACCTGAGGTCGGTTAAAGGTAATGATAGCAATATCCTCTTCGCGCGTCACGAGAATGTTCTGGTAATCCATGTAAGTCCCTCCCATCAGCTAAGTTGCAATTGCCTCAGCGCTCAAGTATTGGATTGTTCTCTCCACTAAAGAATCCATGTCTTGCGTAGCGGCAACAATAGATGGAAACGCAGGAGCAGTAAAGCAGTATTCCGGTCCTTCCCTATTTAGAATCGAATAGAGGACTAGGGTGTCCAATGCTTGTTCCACTGCGGCCGATGGAACCTGCACACCTCGTGCGTGCAAGGCGGCTTCAATTTCAGCGCAGGTAGCATGCGGTGTATCCACCATGATGAGCAACGTAATCAGGCGTTCCAGAGCAGTCGTGTTGCCCCACATTACTTCGATAAGATATTCGTTGAACTGCCTCGAGTTCCCAATTGCCTCCAATTCTGACAGGGTAATGAAGCGATCGCCTCGGGCATTGATGCGCACAATCAGTTCCTGACAAATATACTGCACGAGGTTAGGATGGCAAGCTGACAAATTGATCACTGCTTGGACCAGCTTGCTGGCATCTTCGAAACCGATCCCCATTTCTTGCATGGGCTCCATGACGATACGACCTGTGTCCCGAGGGCTCAGATTACTTAAGCGAAGCACGTTACAGAAATTGAAAAGCGCAGAATTCGGGTCATGCAAGCGCGCATGGAGAACCTTGCCACCACAAAGTATGAAGCGACACTGATGCTCTTGGGCAAGAGCTCGGAACACCTTGAAAAGTCGCTCCTGATTCAAGGCATCATGTTGGAGGAGTGCATCTACCTCATCCATCAGTATGACAATAAGCCGGTCTTCCTGCTCTCGTTTCATGCGAACGATCATGCGCATCAGCGCCTCCGGCGAGCAGTCGGGCAAGACAACCTGCCACAGGGTCTCCACAATATTGCCGAGATCTTGATAATCTTGTACTGCCTGGCAGTCCAGG
Protein-coding regions in this window:
- a CDS encoding RNA methyltransferase; this encodes MSATSDIITSPANEQVKYVRTLHRRRNRYRERKFIAEGLRTVEEAILAGTQPALLFHTPAVQHMPRVYSILSQAEEQGTSIKAVSEPVMQLIADTVTPSGILAVLPMRECALPSPLTWVLVIDSLRDPGNLGTILRSALAAGTELVITSKGTVDVYSPKVVRAAMGAHFHLNLCVHQNWSAIKRILSGVRVLVAKPGEGVPYWKVDWRQPTALVIGGEAEGTSPEAERLASSSVTIPMHKGIESLNAAVAASVLLFEAARQRFHPDL
- a CDS encoding CinA family protein — encoded protein: MDIDSLAETVGRLLQQRCLKLAVAESCTGGLLATHITNIPGSSAYFEGGVVAYSYETKRRVLGVPASVLDTYGAVSAETAIAMARGVRHLLHVDLAVAITGIAGPTGARPQKPVGLTYIALASAKGEECRKYLWTGDRWENRRQSAKAALQWLREYLEATNTR
- a CDS encoding glycosyltransferase family 39 protein — translated: MEWSPMQHTPKGQRVLINGMFMLVLWLALILRLYRIEAQSLWNDEGTSVALAARDLAAITRGAANDIHPPLYYYILHFWMAFVGHSELAVRSLSALLGTALVLMTFVLARFIAGDVPALIATLFAALSPFAIYYSQETRMYILCALLAALSVHAWVLLLSKWQNAGEKASRSSTLAAFLYILASILLLYTHYFAATMLIVQNLAFLWWLLTTRLPVTMRRLSVVLRWTAIQITIAAAYLPWLVLAREQLRVWPAISEPLSLRTLLGDLLCVFSLGLSTRLCPPAVLAGFGLLLLAGVLALRPHRKQGLQPQAGSTSYVLFLLYLFVPIGIMYLLSLQRPMYNPKFLLLCIVPFHLFLANGARWLADVASRFWLFAIAKGGGDRTKPGGQTGRWLRYIFLLSIIVFVVVSSWDSLRAYYFDPLYARDDYRSIARYIEIVGGEDDAILINAPGQIETFTYYYQGNLPLYPLPRQRPLDKTQTEADLVQMIEGRKRIFAILWATDESDPERFVEGWLDQHCYKAMDSWYGNVRLVIYAVPAMPAQQQIERPLSVNLGNKVRLLGYNLLTTEVRPGDILQLSLFWQAIAPMQERYKVFTHVIDSHGHLVGQRDAEPGGGAKITTIWQEGEQVLDNYGLPILPATPPGEYVIEIGMYNLESGQRLPVIEHGQETGDRILLQTVRILPALAPPPLSVLGMKRQMNVQFGELTLLGYDMAKLGYEHQPDSPIQPGDVVHLTLFWQANQAPSRDVMLLLQMRDKQGKAWAEHLAQPTEGFYPARLWHTGEIIRDQHHWFLPADLPPQRYQIYLSVQRLPEGQQIGSLLVLTSLTIQSNASSAGRCPCKLQPAAS
- a CDS encoding enoyl-CoA hydratase/isomerase family protein encodes the protein MDYQNILVTREEDIAIITFNRPQVLNALNHATMAELSAAIDELAHDEDIRCIILTGAGEKAFVAGADINELRAIGSGAQGAEFAAQGQSILFKIENLSKPVIAAINGYALGGGCELAMACDIRIAADTAKLGQPEINLGIIPGYGGTQRLPRLVGKGYAKWLILSGDMISAQEALRIGLVELVVPAAELMTRARELAHKLARKAPVAVALAKMSINVGLGTDLVTGCAFEASQFGLVCATEDRVEGTTAFLEKRPAQFKGK